A genomic stretch from Corynebacterium terpenotabidum Y-11 includes:
- the ftsZ gene encoding cell division protein FtsZ: protein MSDFDNHIAKITVVGVGGGGVNAVNRMIESSLQGVEFVAINTDAQALMFTDADAKLDIGRDETRGLGAGANPEVGRKAAEDSRDQIEEMLEGSDMVFVTCGEGGGTGTGAAPVVAQIAKKQGALTVGIVTRPFNFEGKKRARQALEGIDALKEVCDTLIVIPNDSLLKAGDPALQLMDAFRLADEVLHSGVEGITKLITTPGVINVDFADVRSVMTDAGSALMGVGIARGENRAKEAAQAAINSPLLESTMEGATGVLLSFAGGGDLGLFEVNEAASLVEGLADEEANIIFGTIVDDTLGDEVRVTVIATGFDDSANVAALPTRGQHRAPEAVAATPAEDPAVQPAARLAAQPVAQSRPTEAPRTGIFGEAPAPVADRGHSYGRPDREGLFTTQDNRSGNRRDDVEDDLELPDFL, encoded by the coding sequence ATGAGCGACTTTGACAACCACATCGCCAAGATCACCGTGGTCGGGGTGGGCGGTGGCGGCGTCAACGCCGTCAACCGCATGATCGAGTCCAGTCTCCAGGGTGTCGAGTTCGTCGCGATCAACACCGACGCCCAGGCTCTGATGTTCACCGACGCGGACGCCAAGCTCGACATCGGGCGTGACGAGACCCGTGGTCTGGGCGCCGGTGCGAACCCGGAGGTGGGTCGCAAGGCTGCCGAAGACAGCCGGGACCAGATCGAGGAAATGCTCGAGGGGTCCGACATGGTCTTCGTCACCTGTGGTGAGGGTGGCGGAACCGGTACCGGTGCGGCGCCGGTGGTGGCGCAGATCGCCAAGAAGCAGGGTGCCCTGACTGTCGGTATCGTCACCCGGCCCTTCAACTTCGAGGGCAAGAAGCGGGCACGGCAGGCACTCGAGGGCATCGACGCGCTCAAGGAGGTCTGCGACACCCTCATCGTCATCCCGAACGACAGCCTGCTGAAGGCCGGCGACCCGGCACTGCAGCTGATGGACGCCTTCCGTCTCGCCGACGAGGTCCTGCACTCCGGTGTCGAGGGCATCACCAAGCTCATCACCACCCCGGGCGTGATCAACGTCGACTTCGCGGACGTCCGGTCCGTGATGACGGACGCCGGATCGGCGCTGATGGGCGTCGGTATCGCCCGTGGAGAGAACCGCGCCAAGGAAGCGGCCCAGGCCGCGATCAACTCCCCGCTGCTGGAATCCACCATGGAGGGTGCCACCGGCGTCCTGCTGTCCTTCGCCGGCGGTGGCGATCTCGGACTGTTCGAGGTCAACGAAGCTGCGTCCCTGGTGGAGGGGCTCGCCGACGAAGAAGCCAACATCATCTTCGGCACCATCGTCGACGACACCCTCGGTGACGAGGTCCGGGTGACCGTCATCGCCACCGGCTTCGATGACTCCGCCAACGTCGCCGCTCTCCCGACCCGAGGCCAGCACCGTGCCCCGGAAGCGGTCGCCGCCACCCCGGCAGAGGACCCGGCCGTCCAGCCCGCCGCCCGGCTTGCCGCGCAGCCGGTGGCACAGAGCCGACCGACCGAGGCGCCGCGGACGGGGATCTTCGGTGAAGCTCCGGCCCCGGTCGCCGACCGGGGGCACTCCTACGGCCGTCCGGACCGTGAAGGACTCTTCACCACCCAGGACAACCGGTCGGGCAACCGCCGCGACGATGTGGAGGACGACCTTGAGCTCCCCGACTTCCTCTGA
- a CDS encoding YggT family protein, which translates to MATALYIIALVLRVYWFILLGRVIVEMIRSFSRRWAPSRGFALVAEPLFVLTDVVVKPLRRLIPPVRLGGVALDVSILVLFFGLSILVTILLSVAEGMN; encoded by the coding sequence GTGGCCACTGCTCTGTACATCATCGCGCTTGTTCTCCGCGTGTACTGGTTCATCCTCCTCGGCCGGGTCATCGTCGAGATGATCCGTTCGTTCTCCCGCCGCTGGGCGCCGTCGCGTGGTTTCGCCCTTGTGGCGGAACCCCTGTTCGTTCTCACCGATGTCGTGGTCAAACCGCTCCGACGGCTCATCCCCCCGGTGCGGCTGGGTGGGGTGGCACTGGACGTGTCTATCCTCGTCCTCTTTTTCGGGCTGTCGATCCTCGTGACGATCCTGCTCTCCGTCGCAGAAGGAATGAACTGA
- the pgeF gene encoding peptidoglycan editing factor PgeF: MSSPTSSEDRAAGPGGTRRVRKVVTDRNGGVSGGPYGSFNLGEHVGDDPAAVTANRARLASLLGLPSDRMVYMEQIHSPNVTEVTAELLDSLDGGPVEVTDALVTTLQGVALVVLTADCVPVLLSDEEAGVVAAVHAGRTGARNGIVRRTVEHMVDLGAVPSRIHALLGAAAAGEDYEVPEDMAADVEARLPGSRTTTTQGTPGLDIRAGITRQLLGLGVRSIDADPRSTVTEPAFFSYRREGTTGRQASVVWLT; encoded by the coding sequence TTGAGCTCCCCGACTTCCTCTGAGGACCGTGCCGCGGGTCCTGGCGGGACGCGTCGTGTCCGTAAGGTCGTCACCGACCGCAACGGCGGAGTGTCCGGTGGGCCCTACGGCTCCTTCAACCTCGGTGAGCATGTCGGTGATGATCCGGCGGCGGTGACTGCCAACCGGGCCAGGTTGGCCTCGCTGCTCGGGCTGCCCAGTGACCGTATGGTGTACATGGAGCAGATCCACTCCCCGAATGTCACCGAGGTGACCGCGGAGCTGCTGGACAGTCTGGACGGTGGTCCGGTGGAGGTCACCGACGCGCTGGTGACCACGCTCCAGGGCGTGGCGCTGGTCGTACTGACCGCGGACTGCGTCCCGGTTCTGCTCTCCGACGAGGAGGCCGGGGTCGTGGCGGCGGTCCATGCCGGCCGGACAGGTGCCCGCAACGGCATCGTCCGACGGACCGTCGAGCACATGGTGGACCTGGGTGCCGTCCCCTCCCGGATCCACGCGCTGCTCGGTGCAGCGGCCGCCGGGGAGGACTACGAGGTGCCGGAGGACATGGCGGCCGATGTTGAGGCGCGGCTTCCGGGATCTCGGACGACGACCACACAGGGAACCCCGGGCCTGGACATCCGGGCCGGGATCACCCGCCAACTCCTGGGACTGGGGGTCAGGTCGATCGACGCAGACCCCCGCAGCACCGTCACCGAGCCGGCATTCTTCTCCTACCGGAGGGAAGGGACCACCGGGCGCCAGGCTTCGGTGGTCTGGTTGACCTGA
- the sepF gene encoding cell division protein SepF — protein sequence MAEGFIEKTKGFFGFGAIDSYDDIAYGRDDFDDYSGHDERSGQDDRYSSAGTVGTGRHSHAASVDEPDRDRYGSASATAARRSASVGERRPAFSSTPEPRRDAGLVIVDVRSYRDAGKVTPELRRGDIVAFHLGALDKPEANQFLAFVMGLSAGLDAKVEKLSGPRNFAVVPSGAQLTYEVQDALADKLAGER from the coding sequence ATGGCAGAGGGATTCATCGAGAAGACCAAGGGCTTCTTCGGTTTCGGCGCCATCGACAGTTACGACGACATCGCCTACGGTCGCGATGATTTCGACGACTACTCCGGGCACGACGAGCGTAGCGGGCAGGATGACCGCTACAGCTCTGCGGGCACCGTCGGGACCGGGCGGCACAGCCACGCTGCGTCGGTCGACGAGCCCGACCGGGACCGGTACGGTTCCGCGAGCGCCACGGCAGCCCGGCGATCCGCGTCGGTGGGGGAGCGGCGTCCCGCCTTCTCCTCGACCCCGGAACCCCGCCGTGACGCGGGCCTGGTCATCGTGGATGTCCGCTCCTACCGGGACGCCGGCAAGGTGACCCCGGAGCTGCGGCGGGGAGACATCGTCGCCTTCCATCTCGGGGCACTCGACAAACCGGAGGCGAATCAGTTCCTCGCCTTCGTCATGGGGCTGTCCGCAGGGCTCGATGCCAAGGTCGAGAAGCTCAGCGGTCCGCGCAACTTCGCCGTCGTACCGTCCGGGGCGCAGCTGACCTATGAGGTGCAGGACGCACTGGCCGACAAACTTGCCGGGGAGCGATAA
- the murD gene encoding UDP-N-acetylmuramoyl-L-alanine--D-glutamate ligase produces the protein MAGSTPGQIAAALTGGRVLVAGAGVAGAGVARMLAPLDCTVTLADDDRDRGTGLAAATGARWVDVAGAEGLLGETDLVITSPGWRPDSPLLLAAAAADVPVIGDIDAAWLVDRAGVFGAPRTWLAVTGTNGKTTTTAMLAAILEADGRAVAAVGNIGTPPGDALLAEPRVDVLAAEVSSFQLHWAPHFAPDAGCVLNLADDHLDWHGSFADYASDKARALTGAVAVIAVDDDAVVDSAHRAGVLPGGHRAVTLGDPASVSTGAAVVTGVRGDRLIELDTATGADTDLAAATGISPAGPAGVADALAAAALARTAGVSADAVARALSEFTVAAHRGQVVASVAGVDWVDNSKATNPHAAEAALRGLHDVIWVAGGQLKGAAVDELVVAVAPSLTAVVLLGVDRGILAAELARTAPQVPVTVVDSTDPEEAMAAVVAAAQAAAHPGDTVVLAPAAASLDMYAGMSRRGDLFARYARSTADTPEGQ, from the coding sequence ATCGCCGGGAGTACTCCCGGTCAGATCGCCGCTGCCCTGACCGGCGGCCGTGTCCTGGTGGCCGGGGCGGGGGTCGCGGGGGCGGGCGTCGCCCGGATGCTCGCTCCATTGGACTGCACCGTCACCCTCGCCGACGACGACCGTGACCGCGGTACCGGGCTCGCTGCGGCGACCGGGGCCCGGTGGGTCGATGTCGCCGGGGCGGAAGGTCTGCTGGGGGAGACCGACCTGGTGATTACCTCGCCCGGCTGGCGTCCGGATTCTCCACTACTGCTCGCCGCGGCCGCCGCCGATGTCCCGGTCATCGGGGACATTGACGCGGCGTGGCTGGTGGACCGGGCAGGCGTGTTCGGTGCTCCGCGCACCTGGCTCGCCGTCACTGGAACCAACGGCAAGACCACCACCACGGCCATGCTCGCCGCGATTCTCGAGGCCGACGGTCGGGCGGTCGCCGCTGTCGGCAACATCGGGACTCCGCCGGGGGACGCGTTGCTCGCCGAACCCCGGGTCGACGTGCTCGCCGCCGAAGTCTCCAGTTTCCAACTGCACTGGGCGCCTCATTTCGCCCCGGACGCCGGGTGCGTCCTCAACCTCGCCGACGATCATCTCGACTGGCACGGAAGCTTCGCCGACTATGCGTCTGACAAGGCCAGGGCACTGACCGGCGCCGTGGCGGTCATCGCCGTCGACGATGATGCCGTCGTCGACAGCGCCCACCGCGCCGGCGTCCTGCCCGGCGGGCACCGGGCGGTCACCCTCGGCGACCCGGCATCGGTCAGCACCGGCGCGGCGGTGGTCACCGGCGTCCGGGGTGACCGGCTCATCGAACTCGACACCGCCACGGGTGCGGACACCGACCTGGCGGCCGCCACCGGGATCTCGCCGGCCGGACCCGCCGGAGTGGCGGACGCGCTGGCCGCCGCCGCGCTGGCCCGGACAGCCGGGGTGTCCGCTGATGCCGTGGCACGGGCCTTGTCGGAGTTCACCGTCGCCGCCCACCGGGGCCAGGTCGTCGCCTCCGTAGCGGGGGTCGACTGGGTCGACAACTCCAAGGCGACCAACCCACACGCGGCCGAAGCCGCTCTGCGGGGACTGCACGATGTCATCTGGGTCGCCGGTGGCCAGCTCAAGGGTGCGGCCGTCGACGAGCTCGTCGTGGCCGTGGCACCGTCGTTGACGGCCGTGGTCCTGCTGGGTGTGGACCGCGGGATTCTCGCCGCGGAGCTCGCCCGGACTGCCCCGCAGGTTCCGGTGACTGTCGTCGACAGCACGGATCCTGAGGAGGCGATGGCGGCCGTCGTCGCTGCCGCACAGGCGGCCGCGCACCCCGGTGACACGGTCGTGCTGGCTCCCGCCGCAGCGTCCCTCGACATGTACGCTGGCATGTCCCGGCGCGGCGACCTCTTTGCACGGTACGCCCGCTCCACTGCGGACACGCCCGAGGGACAGTGA
- the murG gene encoding undecaprenyldiphospho-muramoylpentapeptide beta-N-acetylglucosaminyltransferase, with translation MNKSSQPLSVVLAGGGTAGHIEPALAVAEALRKARPDIRVTALGTERGLETRIVPERGVDLSLIPAVPVPRKLNRDLLTFPFRLIGALRQTRRTLKDLDADVVIGFGGYVSGPAYLAAKSAKIPTVVHEANARTGMANRLGAALGARVLAAVPGSGLKDAEVVGIPVRGALLDLDRAALRAEARAFFGLDPDAPTLLVTGGSQGAASINDAVSGAARTLADAGIGVLHAYGRKNSVQVDQVDGAPAYVAVPYIDRMDLALAAADMVLCRSGAMTVAEISSCGLPAVYVPLPHGNGEQELNARPVVDAGGGVIVPDAELDPGRLAREVIPLLRDRDRLAAAGEAAGLAGHRDAADRIAQVVIETATTH, from the coding sequence GTGAACAAGTCATCCCAGCCCCTCTCTGTCGTTCTCGCCGGTGGCGGCACCGCCGGTCACATCGAGCCGGCCCTCGCCGTCGCTGAAGCCCTGCGGAAGGCGCGGCCGGACATCCGGGTGACGGCGCTGGGGACCGAGCGGGGCCTGGAGACGAGGATCGTTCCCGAGCGGGGTGTGGACCTGTCACTGATCCCGGCCGTTCCGGTGCCCCGCAAGCTCAACCGTGACCTGTTGACCTTCCCCTTCCGGCTCATCGGCGCGCTGCGGCAGACCCGCCGTACCCTGAAGGACCTCGACGCGGATGTCGTCATCGGTTTCGGTGGCTATGTGTCGGGGCCGGCCTACCTGGCGGCGAAATCGGCGAAGATCCCCACCGTGGTGCACGAGGCGAATGCGCGCACCGGTATGGCCAACCGGCTCGGCGCGGCGCTGGGTGCCCGGGTACTCGCGGCCGTTCCGGGGTCAGGGCTCAAGGATGCCGAGGTCGTGGGCATTCCGGTCCGCGGGGCGCTGTTGGATCTCGACCGGGCCGCCCTGCGGGCCGAGGCTCGTGCCTTCTTCGGTCTCGACCCGGACGCGCCCACGCTCCTCGTCACCGGGGGCAGTCAGGGTGCTGCCTCGATCAATGACGCGGTGAGCGGAGCCGCCCGGACCTTGGCGGACGCCGGAATCGGCGTCCTTCACGCCTACGGTCGGAAGAATTCGGTGCAGGTCGACCAGGTGGACGGTGCCCCCGCCTATGTCGCCGTGCCCTACATCGACCGGATGGATCTCGCTCTCGCGGCCGCTGACATGGTGCTGTGCCGTTCCGGGGCGATGACCGTCGCGGAGATCTCCTCCTGTGGCCTGCCTGCGGTGTATGTCCCGCTCCCACACGGTAACGGTGAGCAGGAACTCAATGCGCGACCGGTCGTCGATGCCGGAGGTGGGGTGATCGTCCCCGACGCTGAGCTCGATCCGGGCCGGTTGGCGCGGGAGGTTATTCCGCTGCTGCGGGACCGGGACCGCCTCGCGGCAGCCGGGGAAGCGGCCGGACTCGCGGGCCACCGTGACGCCGCCGACCGGATCGCACAGGTCGTCATCGAGACCGCCACCACCCACTGA
- the mraY gene encoding phospho-N-acetylmuramoyl-pentapeptide-transferase, with product MMQIIVAAAVSFFVAIFLTPVLIRRFSAEGIGQEIREEGPKSHLRKRGTPTMGGIAILVGITVGYVVSVIVGLVTNGTGPGVSGWLVLGLTLSLGGVGFADDYIKLVKGRNLGLNARAKLVLQLVIAVIFGILVLQFPNSTGLTPASTKLSFIRDINTFDLKIGGAVIGTAIFLLFIYLVISAWSNAVNLTDGLDGLAAGVTGLVLSAYVVMTFWQFRNSCASDAAVSCYQVRDPLDLAMLAGAGLGGCLGFLWWNAAPAKIFMGDTGSLALGGLVAGLSVTSRTELLMIIVGFLFVMEVASVVIQVVSFKTTGRRVFRMSPFHHHFEQGGWAETTVVIRFWLLSALFAMGGVALFYSEWLTGSGI from the coding sequence ATGATGCAGATCATCGTTGCAGCGGCAGTTTCCTTCTTCGTCGCCATTTTCCTCACCCCGGTCCTCATCCGGCGGTTCTCCGCCGAGGGGATCGGTCAGGAGATCCGTGAGGAAGGACCAAAGTCCCACCTGCGCAAGCGGGGCACCCCGACCATGGGCGGTATCGCCATCCTGGTCGGCATCACCGTCGGATACGTCGTCTCCGTCATTGTCGGACTGGTCACCAACGGCACCGGACCAGGTGTGTCCGGCTGGCTGGTACTCGGCCTGACCCTCTCCCTCGGCGGAGTCGGCTTCGCCGACGATTACATCAAGCTGGTCAAGGGGCGAAACCTCGGGCTCAACGCCCGGGCCAAGCTGGTTCTGCAGCTGGTGATCGCGGTGATCTTCGGGATCCTGGTGCTCCAGTTCCCGAACTCCACGGGTCTCACTCCCGCATCGACGAAGCTGTCCTTCATCCGGGACATCAACACGTTCGACCTGAAGATCGGCGGTGCGGTCATCGGGACCGCCATCTTCCTCCTCTTCATCTACCTGGTCATCTCAGCCTGGTCGAATGCCGTGAACCTCACTGACGGACTCGACGGACTGGCCGCGGGCGTCACCGGTCTGGTCCTCTCCGCCTACGTCGTCATGACCTTCTGGCAGTTCCGCAACTCCTGTGCCTCGGACGCCGCCGTGAGCTGCTACCAGGTGCGGGACCCACTGGACCTGGCGATGCTCGCCGGTGCGGGCCTCGGCGGATGCCTCGGATTCCTGTGGTGGAACGCCGCGCCCGCCAAGATCTTCATGGGTGACACCGGCTCCCTCGCTCTCGGTGGTCTCGTCGCCGGCCTCTCCGTGACCTCACGGACCGAGCTGCTGATGATCATCGTCGGCTTCCTCTTTGTCATGGAGGTCGCCAGCGTGGTCATCCAGGTGGTGTCCTTCAAGACCACCGGGCGCCGGGTGTTCCGTATGTCACCGTTCCACCACCACTTCGAGCAGGGGGGCTGGGCGGAGACGACCGTCGTCATCCGGTTCTGGCTGCTCTCCGCCCTCTTCGCGATGGGCGGCGTCGCCCTGTTCTACAGCGAATGGCTCACCGGCTCAGGAATCTAG
- the murC gene encoding UDP-N-acetylmuramate--L-alanine ligase encodes MSDNTITSVDQLHRVHMVGIGGAGMSGIARILLDRGVAVSGSDMKESRIVLALRAAGAHIAVGHRAENITLAGTVPDAVVTSFAAIPQDNPELVAARDQGIPLLRRSDVLALLMSDRRAVLLAGTHGKTSTTSMAVVALQAAGQDPSFAIGGQLNRAGTNAHHGTGDIFVAEADESDGSFLEYSPTVAVVTNIEADHLDFYGTEEAYHGVFDSFAGRVVADGALVLCLDDPGAAALAERAVAGEVSLADGVRVLGYGSAAAVAAHPGVPVGAEILHDETTPDGGSVATVRFPALDGAPTLSLSVRTPGRHMLLNATAAVLAGALVGAEPAGLVDGVAAFDGVRRRFEYHGEAGGAEVYDDYAHHPTEVRAVLTAARNKVTARAAETGGTGRVIAVFQPHLYSRTITFATEFAAALSLADAAVVLDIYGAREDPVEGIDSRIITGEMTVPVVFEPNFSAVPERVAEIVGPGDLVLTVGAGTVTLLADEILRRLDGTV; translated from the coding sequence ATGAGCGACAACACCATCACCAGCGTCGACCAGCTGCACCGGGTGCATATGGTCGGCATCGGCGGTGCCGGGATGTCCGGCATCGCGCGGATCCTTCTTGACCGTGGCGTGGCGGTCAGCGGTTCCGACATGAAGGAGTCCCGCATCGTCCTGGCGTTGCGCGCTGCGGGGGCACACATTGCCGTGGGCCACCGTGCGGAGAACATCACCCTCGCCGGCACGGTTCCCGACGCTGTGGTGACCTCCTTCGCCGCTATCCCGCAGGACAACCCGGAGCTCGTCGCTGCCCGGGATCAGGGGATCCCGCTGCTGCGTCGGAGTGACGTTCTCGCGCTGCTCATGTCGGACCGTCGGGCGGTCCTGCTGGCGGGCACCCACGGGAAAACCTCCACCACGTCGATGGCGGTGGTGGCTCTGCAGGCTGCCGGTCAGGACCCGTCGTTCGCGATCGGTGGTCAGCTCAACAGGGCGGGCACCAACGCACACCACGGCACCGGGGACATCTTCGTCGCGGAAGCCGATGAATCCGACGGGTCCTTCCTCGAGTACTCACCGACGGTGGCGGTGGTGACCAACATCGAGGCTGACCATCTCGACTTCTACGGCACCGAAGAGGCCTACCACGGCGTGTTCGACTCCTTCGCCGGACGGGTCGTCGCTGACGGTGCACTTGTCCTGTGCCTCGACGACCCCGGTGCCGCGGCACTGGCAGAGCGGGCGGTGGCCGGAGAGGTCAGTCTCGCTGACGGGGTGCGGGTCCTCGGCTATGGCTCGGCCGCCGCAGTCGCCGCCCACCCGGGCGTCCCGGTCGGGGCGGAGATCCTCCACGACGAGACCACCCCGGACGGAGGATCGGTCGCCACAGTCCGGTTCCCGGCCCTCGACGGGGCGCCGACGCTGTCGCTCAGCGTCCGCACCCCTGGGCGGCACATGCTGCTCAACGCCACCGCCGCCGTCCTCGCCGGGGCACTCGTCGGGGCGGAGCCGGCCGGTCTGGTGGACGGGGTCGCCGCATTCGACGGCGTGCGTCGCCGTTTCGAGTACCACGGGGAGGCAGGTGGGGCAGAGGTCTACGACGACTACGCCCACCATCCGACCGAGGTCCGGGCGGTCCTCACCGCGGCCCGCAACAAGGTGACGGCCCGGGCGGCGGAGACCGGGGGAACCGGACGGGTCATCGCGGTGTTCCAGCCGCACCTGTACTCCCGGACCATCACCTTCGCCACCGAATTCGCTGCGGCGCTGTCGCTGGCGGATGCCGCGGTGGTCCTCGACATCTACGGTGCCCGGGAGGATCCCGTGGAGGGGATCGACAGCCGTATCATCACCGGGGAGATGACCGTCCCGGTGGTCTTCGAGCCGAACTTCAGCGCAGTCCCCGAGCGGGTGGCCGAGATCGTCGGCCCCGGTGACCTGGTGCTCACCGTCGGCGCCGGTACCGTCACCCTGCTCGCCGACGAGATCCTGCGTCGTCTGGACGGGACGGTCTGA
- a CDS encoding peptidoglycan glycosyltransferase FtsW: MSNRTSARPARRPTQAPSPWAGLREKGRRLLATPQLDYKVILLITAALVVLGLIVALSSSMVLARSDNESVFSLFLGQAFNVVIGLVVMWCALWIRPASVRALAPYLLILAFVTLIAVLFIGSGSEIGSKSWLSVGPLTFQPSEIAKLTIAVWGSAAAVMHTRKQPDVYHGLGPFIVTTSLILLLVIFQNDLGMMLSLTLVVFAVLYFSGISGRVLLLVGGVVAVVAAFAISVVGYRSDRISTWLTSLGLNFNDEVGQGAAFQVRQGIYSLSDGGLFGQGLGQSRAKWNYLPEATNDFVFAIIGEEIGLVGAGFVIILFGLLGWFGIRTARRQVDPFLRLLAVALTVGVVGQAFYNIGYVLGLLPVTGVQLPLLSSGGTSAVITLGTLGLLANCARHEPETVSSMQHEGMPLVDRILLLREPVPYNSGGEHREQVRPRARRYGEPVTNRARPVAGEPDRGRRVPGERQTATGRRDGSGYRENLDPRYPDGRSTDPSNPEYRRRHRQ, translated from the coding sequence ATGAGCAACCGGACCTCGGCCCGACCGGCTCGGCGCCCCACCCAGGCACCCTCCCCGTGGGCGGGTCTGCGGGAGAAGGGGCGTCGACTGCTGGCCACCCCCCAGCTTGACTACAAGGTGATCCTGCTGATCACCGCGGCACTCGTGGTGCTCGGTCTCATCGTCGCCCTGTCCTCGTCGATGGTCTTGGCCCGGAGCGACAACGAGAGCGTGTTCTCGCTGTTCCTCGGGCAGGCATTCAACGTCGTCATCGGTCTTGTCGTGATGTGGTGTGCCCTGTGGATCCGGCCCGCCAGTGTCCGGGCGCTGGCACCCTACCTGCTGATCCTGGCCTTCGTCACCTTGATCGCGGTCCTCTTCATCGGTTCCGGCAGTGAGATCGGGTCGAAGTCCTGGCTCTCGGTCGGACCGCTGACCTTCCAGCCGTCTGAGATCGCGAAGCTGACCATTGCTGTGTGGGGGTCGGCGGCCGCGGTGATGCACACCCGGAAACAGCCCGATGTCTACCACGGACTGGGGCCGTTCATCGTCACGACCTCGCTGATCCTGCTGCTCGTCATCTTCCAGAACGACCTCGGCATGATGCTCAGCCTCACGCTCGTCGTCTTCGCGGTGCTGTACTTCAGCGGGATTTCCGGACGCGTCCTCCTGCTGGTGGGAGGAGTCGTCGCCGTGGTCGCCGCCTTCGCCATCTCCGTGGTCGGCTACCGTTCCGACCGCATCTCGACCTGGCTGACCTCGCTGGGGCTGAACTTCAACGATGAGGTGGGCCAGGGGGCCGCCTTCCAGGTGCGCCAGGGCATTTACTCCCTCTCCGACGGCGGACTGTTCGGGCAGGGACTCGGTCAGTCGCGGGCCAAGTGGAACTACCTGCCGGAGGCGACCAACGACTTCGTCTTCGCGATTATCGGTGAAGAGATCGGCCTGGTCGGTGCCGGATTCGTCATCATTCTGTTCGGTCTCCTCGGCTGGTTCGGGATCCGGACCGCCCGTCGGCAGGTCGACCCCTTCCTCAGGCTGCTGGCGGTGGCGCTGACCGTCGGCGTCGTCGGACAGGCGTTCTACAACATCGGCTACGTCCTCGGCCTGCTGCCGGTGACCGGCGTGCAGCTGCCGCTGCTGTCCTCGGGCGGTACCTCTGCGGTGATTACCCTCGGCACCCTGGGCCTGCTGGCCAACTGTGCCCGGCATGAACCGGAGACAGTCTCCTCGATGCAGCACGAGGGGATGCCCCTCGTCGACCGGATTCTGCTGCTGCGGGAGCCGGTCCCCTACAACAGCGGTGGCGAGCACCGTGAACAGGTCCGTCCCCGGGCCCGTCGCTACGGCGAGCCGGTGACCAACCGGGCCCGGCCGGTGGCCGGTGAACCGGACCGCGGACGCCGCGTCCCAGGGGAGCGGCAGACAGCCACGGGGCGTCGGGACGGCAGCGGGTACCGTGAGAACCTGGACCCCCGGTATCCCGACGGCCGCAGCACTGACCCCAGCAACCCTGAGTACAGGAGGCGTCACCGCCAGTGA
- a CDS encoding cell division protein FtsQ/DivIB, with the protein MPRNKGRNKDRDRNPDRTRRRPRWLLPVVAVVVVLVLGVVAAAQLLVVKTVDVSGTVNQDPAVVRETSGISDGDRMAGVDTGSAAAAVAVLPWIDTVTVSREWPSTVTVTVTEHTAIGVLDDAGTPVVVDASGEQFLRDATPEGATPMRVAATDQAAVTAAAEVLAALDAMDPTFRAQVTEVEAPAADSVTLKIGEDREVYWGTSDRAAEKAEATRVVLTREGQYWNVSNPAQPAVR; encoded by the coding sequence ATGCCCAGGAACAAGGGCCGGAACAAGGACCGGGACCGAAACCCGGACCGGACACGGCGGCGGCCACGCTGGCTGCTGCCGGTCGTGGCGGTCGTAGTCGTCCTCGTCCTCGGCGTGGTCGCGGCAGCACAGCTGCTGGTCGTCAAGACGGTGGACGTGTCCGGGACGGTGAACCAGGACCCCGCCGTGGTGCGGGAGACCTCGGGGATCAGTGACGGTGACCGGATGGCCGGTGTGGACACGGGCTCGGCGGCCGCGGCCGTGGCCGTCCTGCCGTGGATCGACACGGTGACTGTCTCGCGCGAGTGGCCCTCGACAGTGACCGTGACGGTGACCGAGCATACGGCGATCGGCGTCCTCGACGACGCCGGGACCCCGGTCGTCGTCGACGCGTCAGGGGAGCAGTTCCTGCGGGACGCCACTCCGGAGGGGGCGACTCCCATGCGGGTTGCCGCGACCGACCAGGCGGCGGTGACCGCCGCCGCGGAGGTTCTGGCCGCTCTCGACGCCATGGACCCGACATTCCGCGCCCAGGTCACGGAGGTGGAGGCTCCGGCGGCGGACAGTGTCACCCTGAAGATCGGGGAGGACCGGGAGGTCTACTGGGGTACGTCTGACCGGGCGGCGGAGAAGGCGGAGGCGACCCGGGTCGTCCTCACCCGGGAGGGGCAGTACTGGAATGTCTCGAATCCGGCGCAGCCTGCCGTACGGTGA